In Planctomycetota bacterium, the DNA window CAGGATCAGGCCCAGGCTTACCAGGAAGGCCCAGCTGTGGATCGTCCGAAAGCGGACGATGTGGGTGTGGTCGAGCAGTCTGGCCCAGAAGGGGATGGCCAGCGGCATGACCGCCATCGGGATGGATGCCGTGATCAGCAGGCTGCCGAGGTAGCCCAGCCCGAAGTCCTCGCGCAGGATGAGCACCAGCGGCGCCATCGACATCATGTTGCCCGTGCCCAGCAGGAACTGGGCGGCCATGAAGCGACCGAACGGCCGATCCTCCCGCAGCGTGCGAACGATCGACCACGGATTGAGAGACGCGGCGCGGGCGGCCTCCCCCGTGCGTTCGCCGCGGAGCAGCGTCGCCTCGCCCCGCATCCGCACGCGCGAGTACTGCCAGACGCCCACGCCCGCCAGCACAACCCCCACGGGCAGCAGCACGCGGAAGGCGATCTCGTTGGCGTCCATCGCCTGGCCCAGCCCGAGGCTGAGCAGCGCGATCATGAGCACCTGGATGGTCGCGAACTTGCCGGTGATCCGCGCCCGCAGGTCCCTGGGGTAGTTGTACCGCCACACCGTCGAGCGGATGGTGATCAGCCCAGACCAGCACATCCGGGCGGCCACGACCGCGAGCGTTGTGACGACCAGGCCGGGCCCGTTGGTCGGCGCCAGCGCAATCGCCAGCACCAGCGCGAGCACCCCGATCTGCAGCCCGTTGATGAACGGGATCTTGCGGACGCCGTGGCTGGCCCGCACCCAGGCGAAGCTGAAGATGTTGGCCATCGCGGGCGCCGCCGCCAGCACGCCCACCGCCAGGTTGAGCAGCAGCGGATTGACCCGCCCCTCGAAGGACAGGCGGACCAGCACGCTGACGATCGAGCCCTCGGTCGCGGCCAGCGCGAAGGGGATGAAGAACGCCGACGCGGCCTCCCGCCGGTAGTTCGCCCGGGCCATCAGCGGCAGCGACGACGGCAGGAAGCTCCGCCCCGCGCGGCGCACCATCGCCGGCAGGCCCGAGGCGGGCGTCGGTGGATCCAGGGTTGCGGCCGGGGGCGTCACGAGACATCATGGCGGGCTTGGGCCACGAGGCAAGGCTCCCGCAGGGTCGGCGGGGATCCCGCCTGCGGGCCATGGGCCGCAACGCTCGCCATCTATACTTAAGCGACGCACATCCGGCCTCTGGGCCGCTTGCGAGGGGGCCCCCGCCGAGCATGGACCGCCAGATCCGAAACTTCTCCATCATCGCCCACATCGACCACGGCAAGAGCACCCTGGCCGACCGGCTGCTGCAGGCCACCCGCGCGGTTAGCGACCGCGAGGCCAAGGCCCAGCAGCTCGACTCGATGGACCTCGAGCGCGAGCGGGGCATCACCATCAAGGCGTCGGCGGTCACCGTGCAGCACGACCGGGCCGGTACGCCCTTCATGCTCAACTTCATCGATACGCCGGGCCACGTCGACTTCGGCTACGAGGTCAGCCGCGCCCTCAAGGCCTGCGAGGGCGCCATCCTCGTCGTCGATGCGAGCCAGGGCGTCGAGGCCCAGACCATCGTCAACGCCTACCTCGCCGTCGCCCAGGACCTCGAGATCATCCCCGTCCTCAACAAGATCGACCTGCCCGGCGCACGGCCCGACGAGGTCGCCATGGAGGTCGAGCAGGCCCTGGGGCTGCCGGCCGAGGACTGCCTCCGCGTGAGCGCCAAGTCGGGCGTGGGCATCCCCGAGCTGCTCGATGCGATCTGCGAGCGGCTGCCCGCGCCGCGGGACCCGGTCGTCGAAGAGACGCGCGCCCTCATCTTCGATGCCGTCTACGACGACTACCGCGGCGTCATCGTCTACGTCCGCGTCTTCGACGGCACCCTCCGCGTCGGCGACAAGATCCGCATGATGGGCCTCGGCCGGACCTTCCAGGTCACCGAGCTCGGCAAGTACACCCCCAAGCCCACCAAGACCAAGGAGCTCGGCGCGGGCGAGACCGGCTACCTCATCGCCGCCATCAAGACCCTCGGCGACGTCCGCGTCGGCGACACCATCACCAGCGATCTGCACCCCGCCGCCGAAGCGCTCGAGGGCTACGAGCCGCCCCGCCAGATGGTCTTCTGCGACTTCTACCCCGCCACCAGCGAGAAGAAGGGCAACGACTTCGAGAACCTCCGCGATGCCGTCGAGCGGCTCAGCCTCAACGACGCCAGCTTCACCTTCCAGCCCGTGCACTCCGAGGCGCTGGGCTTCGGCTACCGCTGCGGCTTCCTGGGCCTGCTGCACATGGACATCATCCAGGAGCGGCTCGAGCGCGAGGGCGGCGTCGAGGTCGTCCAGACCGCGCCCACCGTGTCCTACCTCGTCGACATCCGCACGAAGGGCTCCGGCGAAGGAGGCGGGCGCGAGACCGTCGAGGTGCACAACCCCGCCGACCTGCCCGACCCCTCGATGATCCTCGACATCCGCGAGCCCATATGCAAGGTCGACATCATGACGCCGAAGGAGTACATCGGCGACATCATGACCCTGTGCCTGGGCCGCCGCGGCGTCTACAAGAACCAGCAGTTCATCAGCGACACCCGCGAGCTCTTGACCTTCGAGGTGCCCCTCGCCGAGATCATCTACGACTTCTACGACAAGCTCAAGAGCATGACCAGCGGCTACGCCACCATGGACTACGAGGTCCAGGAGTACCGCGCCGACAAGCTCGTCAAGGTCGACATCCTCATCAACGGCGAGCCCGTGCAGGCCCTCGCGCTCATCGCCCACAAGGAGCGGAGCGAGCAGCGTGGCCGCCAGCTGCTCCTCAAGCTCCGCAAGCAGATCCCCCGCCACCAGTTCGAGATCCCGCTGCAGGCCACCATCGGCGGCAAGATCATCGCCCGCGAGACCATCAAGGGCTTCCGCAAGGACGTCACCGCCAAGTGCTACGGCGGCGACGTCACCCGCAAGCGCAAGCTGCTCGAGGCCCAGAAGAAGGGCAAGGAACGCATGAAGAGCGTCGGCAGCGTCAGCATCCCCCAAGAGGCGTTCATGGCGGTGCTGGATACGGGGGAGGAGTAGCGAACACTTCTACTTGTCGCCATCTGTACAACTAAGGCTGTAGCGCGAAGAACCGCACCGATTGCTCCACCCCATTGATCTTCTGCCGCAATTCAAGCTGCCCAGTGTGGTGCAGGTACAGCGACGCAGT includes these proteins:
- a CDS encoding MFS transporter translates to MTPPAATLDPPTPASGLPAMVRRAGRSFLPSSLPLMARANYRREAASAFFIPFALAATEGSIVSVLVRLSFEGRVNPLLLNLAVGVLAAAPAMANIFSFAWVRASHGVRKIPFINGLQIGVLALVLAIALAPTNGPGLVVTTLAVVAARMCWSGLITIRSTVWRYNYPRDLRARITGKFATIQVLMIALLSLGLGQAMDANEIAFRVLLPVGVVLAGVGVWQYSRVRMRGEATLLRGERTGEAARAASLNPWSIVRTLREDRPFGRFMAAQFLLGTGNMMSMAPLVLILREDFGLGYLGSLLITASIPMAVMPLAIPFWARLLDHTHIVRFRTIHSWAFLVSLGLILVGILLDAPWLLFLGAIAKGVAFGGGVLAWNLGHLDFAPAGRESQYMGVHVTLTGVRGALAPMIGVTIYTMASGVGFAGSAGAWTYGLCLLIAAAGTASFFVLARDPAIQDRIRSEPIEPAPPSRTVP
- the lepA gene encoding translation elongation factor 4, with protein sequence MDRQIRNFSIIAHIDHGKSTLADRLLQATRAVSDREAKAQQLDSMDLERERGITIKASAVTVQHDRAGTPFMLNFIDTPGHVDFGYEVSRALKACEGAILVVDASQGVEAQTIVNAYLAVAQDLEIIPVLNKIDLPGARPDEVAMEVEQALGLPAEDCLRVSAKSGVGIPELLDAICERLPAPRDPVVEETRALIFDAVYDDYRGVIVYVRVFDGTLRVGDKIRMMGLGRTFQVTELGKYTPKPTKTKELGAGETGYLIAAIKTLGDVRVGDTITSDLHPAAEALEGYEPPRQMVFCDFYPATSEKKGNDFENLRDAVERLSLNDASFTFQPVHSEALGFGYRCGFLGLLHMDIIQERLEREGGVEVVQTAPTVSYLVDIRTKGSGEGGGRETVEVHNPADLPDPSMILDIREPICKVDIMTPKEYIGDIMTLCLGRRGVYKNQQFISDTRELLTFEVPLAEIIYDFYDKLKSMTSGYATMDYEVQEYRADKLVKVDILINGEPVQALALIAHKERSEQRGRQLLLKLRKQIPRHQFEIPLQATIGGKIIARETIKGFRKDVTAKCYGGDVTRKRKLLEAQKKGKERMKSVGSVSIPQEAFMAVLDTGEE